The following coding sequences are from one Thermovenabulum gondwanense window:
- the atoD gene encoding acetate CoA-transferase subunit alpha, which yields MDKVINLEKAISLIKNGMTVMIGGFLGNGTPELLIDGIIERGVKDLTIIANDTAFPDKGIGRLIVNRRVKKVITSHIGTNPETGRQMTAKEIEVELVPQGTLVERIRAKGAGLGGFLTPTGVGTIVEEGKEKFKIDNKEYLLEKPLGADVALIRGYKTDRIGNTVYYKSMRNFNPIMAMAADLVILEADHIVEVGELDPDIIVTPGIFVDYIVGRG from the coding sequence ATGGATAAAGTAATAAACCTGGAAAAGGCAATTTCACTCATAAAAAACGGGATGACAGTAATGATAGGCGGTTTTTTAGGCAACGGGACGCCGGAACTACTAATAGACGGAATAATAGAGAGGGGAGTAAAAGACCTCACTATTATTGCAAATGATACGGCTTTTCCAGATAAAGGTATAGGTAGGCTGATAGTAAACCGCCGGGTTAAAAAAGTTATTACTTCTCACATCGGCACAAACCCTGAAACGGGAAGACAGATGACGGCAAAAGAAATAGAAGTCGAGCTTGTCCCGCAGGGGACTTTAGTGGAAAGGATAAGGGCCAAAGGGGCTGGGCTTGGAGGTTTTTTGACACCTACGGGGGTCGGGACTATTGTGGAAGAAGGAAAAGAAAAATTTAAGATAGACAATAAAGAATATTTACTGGAAAAACCGCTGGGGGCAGATGTGGCCCTTATCAGGGGGTACAAAACTGACAGGATTGGCAATACCGTTTATTACAAATCCATGAGGAATTTCAACCCGATAATGGCCATGGCGGCGGATCTGGTGATACTGGAGGCCGATCATATAGTTGAAGTAGGAGAACTGGACCCGGATATTATAGTAACTCCTGGGATATTTGTGGACTACATAGTGGGGAGGGGATAA
- a CDS encoding S-layer homology domain-containing protein, with protein MKKFIAGLLMMLLIVSVMASPVFAKPKLNFKDVGEGFEWAKFAIDRMYEKGVIKGFPNGLFKPKDPVTHLQAIIMALRIMGWEKEVDFKAELPQKVKDIKLSWKEGYYYVAVAVEKGLVKSEELKNFRPNEPAKRHEVARYIVRAIGKESIAQSHMNDKLSFKDASAIPKDAVGYVYVITDLGLMKGYPGNLFMPNKPVTRAEMAVIINNLDGLIGDKDDDQKVTVTVKGIIVDVDKNAKTVTLYTYGKETNAYPGILKVSEIEGLHYELETTSGRYVLTGKTGGLDENISKSILVFGEVKDGPSIYMRGPVLEVKEWYLLNENNTLTFNLTENTSVKKDGKEVRLSELKEGSYVEIKAHDKNIISVEIIK; from the coding sequence ATGAAAAAATTTATAGCGGGGCTGCTGATGATGCTGCTGATTGTTTCCGTTATGGCCTCTCCGGTTTTTGCAAAGCCTAAATTAAACTTTAAGGATGTGGGGGAAGGTTTTGAGTGGGCAAAGTTTGCCATAGACAGGATGTATGAAAAAGGAGTTATAAAAGGTTTTCCCAACGGACTGTTTAAACCAAAGGATCCCGTTACTCATCTGCAGGCGATTATTATGGCTTTAAGAATAATGGGCTGGGAAAAGGAAGTTGATTTTAAAGCGGAACTTCCCCAAAAAGTAAAGGATATTAAACTTTCCTGGAAGGAAGGATACTATTATGTTGCTGTAGCGGTGGAAAAAGGACTCGTGAAGTCTGAAGAGCTAAAAAATTTCCGTCCCAACGAACCCGCAAAAAGACACGAGGTGGCAAGGTATATTGTGCGAGCAATTGGCAAGGAATCGATAGCCCAGAGCCATATGAACGATAAGCTTTCCTTTAAGGATGCCAGTGCGATTCCAAAAGATGCGGTGGGATACGTCTACGTAATTACCGACTTGGGATTAATGAAAGGTTATCCGGGGAATCTATTTATGCCCAATAAGCCGGTTACCCGGGCCGAGATGGCCGTTATTATAAACAACTTGGATGGTTTAATAGGTGATAAAGATGATGATCAAAAGGTGACGGTAACGGTAAAGGGAATAATTGTAGATGTAGATAAAAATGCTAAAACGGTAACTTTATACACCTATGGTAAGGAAACTAATGCATATCCGGGTATTTTAAAGGTGAGCGAAATTGAAGGACTCCACTATGAACTGGAAACCACATCCGGCCGTTATGTTTTAACAGGAAAAACCGGCGGTCTGGATGAAAATATTAGTAAAAGCATACTGGTATTTGGTGAGGTTAAAGACGGTCCATCTATATACATGAGGGGACCGGTGCTGGAGGTCAAAGAATGGTATCTCTTAAACGAAAATAACACTTTAACCTTTAATTTGACCGAAAATACTTCTGTTAAAAAAGATGGGAAAGAAGTCCGGCTTTCGGAATTAAAAGAAGGATCTTATGTGGAAATAAAAGCCCATGATAAAAATATAATTAGCGTAGAAATAATAAAATAA
- a CDS encoding bis-aminopropyl spermidine synthase family protein produces the protein MTGIAGIARQVERRTGIKTTARDVENILSCLQRVSHFWEVVYLSQKPFNIVAETVGILINEGLLENREDGTIGLTQAGKELVEVYRIYPKRHYACPHCERRGLDLSEFNELIKRFEQETKDRPEAVIDYDQGYVTSKTVISRIAMMAERGDLEGKKLLVLGDDDLVSLAAGLSELPQEVVVLEIDDRIIDYINKKAVQLELPVKAYKYDFRQSLPGEFVRAFDTFTTDPPETIEALEVVMKRGLAGLKGEGCAGYFGITKAESSFVKWREFQKMLLNKFDVTITDIIEDFNQYVNWGYLLESIRDDYSFVQVKPKLNWYRSSMYRIETVSGFSGVDNEPQECELYLDNEALIYKPVSLTK, from the coding sequence ATGACCGGAATAGCGGGTATTGCCCGGCAAGTGGAAAGAAGAACGGGTATTAAAACCACCGCAAGGGATGTGGAGAATATCCTTTCTTGCCTGCAGAGGGTCTCGCATTTCTGGGAAGTGGTTTATCTTTCTCAAAAACCTTTTAATATAGTAGCCGAAACCGTAGGTATCCTTATAAACGAGGGCCTTTTGGAAAACAGAGAGGATGGTACTATAGGTTTGACTCAGGCCGGAAAAGAATTGGTGGAAGTGTACAGGATTTACCCCAAAAGGCATTATGCATGTCCTCACTGCGAAAGGCGGGGTCTTGACCTTTCAGAATTCAATGAATTGATTAAAAGATTTGAACAGGAGACCAAGGATCGTCCCGAAGCTGTTATAGACTATGACCAGGGTTATGTCACTTCAAAGACGGTTATAAGCCGAATAGCCATGATGGCGGAAAGAGGAGACCTGGAAGGTAAAAAACTTCTGGTCCTGGGGGACGACGACCTGGTTAGCCTTGCCGCCGGTTTGTCGGAGCTTCCCCAGGAAGTGGTTGTTCTGGAAATCGATGATAGAATTATCGATTACATTAATAAAAAAGCAGTTCAATTGGAGCTTCCTGTAAAAGCTTATAAATACGATTTCAGACAAAGCCTTCCCGGGGAATTTGTCAGGGCTTTCGATACTTTTACTACCGATCCTCCCGAGACCATTGAAGCTCTGGAAGTTGTTATGAAAAGAGGACTTGCGGGTTTAAAGGGTGAAGGATGTGCAGGATATTTCGGGATCACAAAAGCTGAATCTTCTTTTGTAAAGTGGAGAGAATTTCAAAAAATGCTTTTAAATAAGTTCGATGTGACTATAACGGATATAATTGAGGATTTCAACCAGTACGTGAACTGGGGTTACCTTTTAGAGAGCATAAGAGACGATTACTCCTTCGTGCAGGTAAAACCAAAATTGAACTGGTACCGTTCTTCTATGTACAGGATAGAAACGGTAAGCGGCTTTTCGGGAGTTGACAATGAACCCCAGGAATGCGAGCTTTATTTGGATAACGAAGCTCTTATTTACAAGCCTGTTTCGTTGACAAAATAA
- a CDS encoding TRAP transporter permease — translation MQQEGPKDYCEIHSPEDLMSKYDREFAYRRLTNNWKYIVTIIAISWSAFQLYTAAFGVFPSTIQRAPHVGFALVLSFLLYPFRRNDRSNKISLFDCLLAVLSVIVSAYHVVNYERLIHSAGSYTKVDFMISAVAVLLVLEATRRVVGLPLVILASFFLLYANLGRYFPGFFAHRGYSIHRIFTYAWLSTESILGTPISVSATFIFLFLVFAFFLQKTKIGDWLTDIAMGIAGGATGGPAKAAVIASAAQGTITGSSVANVVGTGSITIPLMKSIGYRKEFAAAVEAAASTGGQLMPPIMGAAAFIMVEFTNIPYIKIAAAAAIPAILYFTGILIMVHLEAVKNGLRGLEKDKLPNWRKLFSEKWFLGMPIVAIVFMLAKGQTPMKAAFYGILIIIAVSYIRHDTRMSMKNILEALEDGARSAIGVALACATAGIIVGVVTLTGLGIKLSNGLVQLSGGNIYITMFLTMLTSILLGMGVPTSANYIIQATVAAPVLVNLGVPLIAAHLFVFYFGIIADITPPVALAAFAGSGIAGSNPFKTGFEASKLAFAAYIVPYIFAIAPSLVLVNASPAKILIDIATAVLGMVCIAGSISGYFIAKTKTWERILLFISGLSMVHPEPTSNLFGIAAMVIIYLLQRPRMVKSAEKIRISS, via the coding sequence ATGCAGCAAGAGGGGCCAAAAGATTATTGTGAAATTCATTCGCCGGAAGATTTAATGTCTAAGTACGATAGGGAGTTTGCATACCGCAGGTTAACCAACAACTGGAAATATATAGTAACTATCATTGCCATATCGTGGTCGGCTTTTCAGCTTTATACTGCAGCATTCGGGGTTTTTCCATCTACAATACAGCGGGCACCTCACGTTGGGTTTGCACTTGTCCTGAGCTTTTTGCTTTACCCATTTCGGCGAAATGACAGGAGCAATAAAATATCATTATTCGACTGCTTGCTAGCTGTTTTATCGGTAATAGTTTCAGCTTATCATGTTGTAAATTATGAAAGGCTTATTCACAGTGCCGGTTCTTATACAAAGGTAGATTTTATGATATCAGCGGTAGCTGTTTTGCTGGTTCTTGAAGCTACAAGGAGAGTTGTAGGATTACCACTTGTTATTCTTGCTTCTTTCTTTTTACTCTATGCAAATTTAGGAAGGTACTTTCCAGGATTTTTCGCACACCGGGGATATTCGATTCATAGAATCTTTACCTATGCATGGCTTAGCACCGAATCTATTTTGGGTACGCCTATATCAGTTTCTGCGACCTTCATCTTTCTCTTTTTAGTTTTTGCTTTTTTCCTACAGAAAACTAAGATTGGTGACTGGCTTACAGATATTGCAATGGGGATAGCAGGAGGTGCTACGGGTGGTCCAGCTAAGGCTGCAGTTATCGCTAGCGCAGCCCAGGGTACAATTACAGGAAGCTCGGTGGCAAATGTGGTAGGAACGGGTTCGATCACAATACCTTTGATGAAAAGTATAGGGTATCGTAAAGAATTTGCAGCTGCGGTAGAAGCCGCGGCTTCCACTGGAGGACAATTAATGCCTCCAATAATGGGCGCAGCCGCTTTTATAATGGTAGAATTTACGAATATTCCCTATATTAAAATAGCTGCTGCAGCTGCTATACCGGCTATATTGTATTTTACTGGCATATTAATAATGGTTCATTTAGAAGCTGTAAAGAATGGCTTGAGAGGCCTGGAAAAAGATAAGCTTCCTAATTGGCGCAAGCTTTTTTCAGAAAAGTGGTTTTTAGGCATGCCTATCGTTGCTATTGTATTTATGCTCGCTAAAGGTCAGACTCCAATGAAGGCAGCTTTTTACGGAATTCTAATAATAATAGCAGTAAGTTATATTCGCCATGATACCAGGATGAGTATGAAAAATATATTAGAAGCATTGGAAGATGGAGCAAGATCAGCTATCGGAGTTGCGCTTGCATGTGCTACTGCAGGTATTATCGTTGGTGTAGTAACCCTTACGGGGTTAGGCATAAAATTATCGAACGGTTTAGTACAGCTTTCTGGAGGAAACATTTATATTACAATGTTTCTCACAATGTTGACTTCAATTCTACTTGGAATGGGGGTGCCTACATCAGCAAATTACATTATCCAGGCGACTGTGGCCGCTCCTGTGCTTGTAAATCTTGGCGTTCCATTAATAGCGGCTCACTTATTCGTTTTTTATTTCGGCATAATCGCCGATATTACTCCTCCTGTCGCTCTGGCTGCTTTTGCAGGTTCAGGTATAGCCGGTTCAAACCCCTTTAAAACGGGTTTTGAAGCGTCAAAACTAGCTTTTGCCGCATATATTGTTCCGTATATTTTTGCCATAGCGCCGAGTCTGGTCCTTGTAAATGCCTCACCAGCTAAGATTTTAATAGATATAGCTACAGCTGTTTTGGGCATGGTATGCATTGCGGGCTCGATCTCAGGATATTTTATTGCTAAAACTAAAACTTGGGAGAGAATCCTCTTATTTATCAGCGGTCTGAGTATGGTTCACCCCGAACCGACTTCAAATTTGTTTGGTATCGCAGCAATGGTGATAATATATTTGTTGCAACGCCCCCGCATGGTTAAAAGCGCTGAAAAAATTAGAATAAGTTCTTAA
- a CDS encoding 3-oxoacid CoA-transferase subunit B has translation MKLPDAKEIIAKRAAKELKDGYVVNLGIGIPTLVANYIPEEVEVFLQSENGIIGMGPAPEPEKGDPNLVNAGGQMITVKPGAAFFDSSLSFSIIRGGHVDVTVLGALEVDQEGNLANWIIPGKLVPGMGGAMDLVVGARKVIVAMEHTAKGKPKILKRCTLPLTGIRVVDMIITEMGVFEVTDKGLVLKEIAPGTSVEDIKKVTEADFIIDKNLRIMNI, from the coding sequence ATAAAATTGCCGGATGCCAAAGAGATAATTGCAAAAAGAGCAGCAAAAGAGTTAAAGGACGGATACGTTGTAAACCTGGGGATCGGCATACCGACACTGGTGGCCAACTACATCCCGGAAGAAGTGGAGGTGTTTTTACAGTCGGAAAACGGCATAATTGGTATGGGGCCGGCGCCGGAACCCGAAAAAGGAGATCCCAATCTGGTAAATGCCGGAGGGCAGATGATAACTGTAAAACCGGGTGCTGCCTTTTTCGATAGCTCCCTTTCGTTTTCGATTATCAGGGGAGGGCATGTGGATGTGACGGTGCTGGGGGCCCTGGAGGTAGACCAGGAGGGCAACCTGGCCAACTGGATAATACCCGGTAAGCTGGTACCTGGTATGGGAGGTGCCATGGACCTGGTGGTGGGAGCTAGAAAAGTCATCGTAGCTATGGAACATACCGCAAAGGGCAAACCCAAAATATTAAAAAGATGCACGCTTCCACTTACCGGAATCCGGGTGGTGGATATGATTATAACGGAAATGGGCGTATTTGAAGTAACGGACAAAGGTCTGGTTTTAAAAGAAATTGCACCGGGGACAAGCGTAGAGGATATAAAAAAGGTAACCGAAGCTGACTTTATTATCGATAAAAATTTAAGAATAATGAATATATAA
- a CDS encoding acetyl-CoA C-acetyltransferase, translating into MRNVFIVSAARTPIGKYGGSLMGIPAPELGAIAVKEAVKRAGIGPEAVEEVIMGNVLQAGLGQNPARQVSLKAGIPIDVPAMTINKVCGSGLKSVILGAQAIMIGDADIVAAGGMENMSRAPYLLNDARWGYRMNDGRLIDVMVYDGLTDVFNQYHMGITAENLAERYGISREEQDRFALESQQKAEKAQKEGKFDDEIVPVVIPQKKGEPLVFEKDEHIRYGTTYEALAKLKPAFKEGGTVTAGNSSGINDGAAAVILSSEEKVKSLGLKPLARIVSHGVAAVEPAIMGIAPVNAIKKALQKAGLKIEDLDLIELNEAFAAQSLAVINELELPADRVNVNGGAIALGHPIGASGCRILVTLLYEMRRRNSRYGLASLCIGGGQACALIVEREV; encoded by the coding sequence ATGAGAAATGTATTTATAGTTAGTGCTGCCCGAACGCCAATTGGAAAATACGGAGGCAGCCTTATGGGAATTCCTGCCCCTGAACTTGGAGCGATAGCTGTCAAAGAGGCTGTTAAAAGGGCTGGCATTGGCCCTGAGGCCGTAGAAGAGGTGATAATGGGCAATGTCCTGCAGGCTGGGCTTGGACAGAACCCAGCGAGACAGGTTTCTTTAAAAGCGGGGATTCCCATAGATGTACCAGCGATGACGATTAATAAAGTTTGCGGTTCCGGGTTGAAATCGGTCATACTTGGAGCTCAGGCTATAATGATAGGAGATGCGGATATTGTTGCAGCCGGCGGCATGGAGAATATGAGCAGGGCACCCTACCTTCTTAACGATGCCCGGTGGGGATACCGCATGAATGACGGTAGGCTAATCGATGTGATGGTTTACGACGGTTTAACCGATGTGTTTAACCAGTACCATATGGGGATAACCGCAGAAAACCTGGCGGAAAGGTACGGGATTTCCAGAGAGGAACAGGACAGGTTTGCTCTGGAGAGTCAGCAAAAGGCCGAAAAGGCCCAAAAAGAAGGAAAGTTTGACGACGAGATAGTGCCCGTAGTGATACCGCAGAAAAAAGGAGAGCCTCTGGTATTCGAAAAGGATGAACATATAAGATACGGTACTACTTACGAGGCCCTGGCTAAATTAAAGCCGGCTTTCAAAGAAGGTGGTACTGTCACAGCAGGGAATTCCTCGGGTATAAATGATGGGGCGGCGGCGGTGATATTGTCTTCAGAAGAGAAAGTAAAAAGCCTGGGATTGAAGCCGCTGGCTAGGATTGTTTCTCATGGGGTTGCTGCGGTCGAACCAGCTATAATGGGGATAGCCCCGGTTAATGCCATTAAAAAAGCTTTGCAAAAGGCGGGACTTAAAATTGAAGATCTGGATCTGATTGAGCTTAACGAGGCATTTGCGGCGCAATCTCTGGCTGTAATAAACGAACTGGAGCTTCCCGCTGACAGAGTGAACGTCAACGGTGGAGCCATAGCTCTTGGGCATCCAATAGGAGCGTCCGGCTGCAGGATACTTGTCACACTACTTTACGAAATGCGAAGGCGAAACTCCAGGTACGGGCTTGCATCACTGTGTATAGGGGGAGGCCAGGCCTGTGCCTTAATAGTAGAACGGGAGGTGTGA
- a CDS encoding Glu/Leu/Phe/Val family dehydrogenase yields the protein MTETLNPFEIVQKQIRAACGKLGLEESYYEVLKEPEKVLVVSIPVRMDNGTIKTFIGYRSQHSTAIGPAKGGVRFHPDVTLDEVKALSAWMTFKCAVVGIPYGGGKGGIRCNPKELSKGELERLSRGYFRAISPIIGPEKDIPAPDVYTNAQVMAWFMDEFSEIKGYNTPGVVTGKPVILGGSLGRNEATARGAVFTIREAAGRIGLDLKNATVAIQGYGNAGSIAAKLLHELGCRIVAVNDSQGGAYNPEGMNPLAVLEHKKNNRTVKGYPGSKSISGEELLELDVDILVPAALENVITSYNAAGIKAKIIAEAANGPTTPEADEILYKKGILVIPDILCNAGGVTVSYFEWVQNLMNLYWSEEEVNSRLENIMVKAFNEVYNMHISSNVNMREAAYMVAIKRIAEALKLRGRV from the coding sequence ATGACAGAAACTTTGAATCCTTTCGAAATCGTTCAGAAACAGATTAGAGCGGCCTGTGGCAAATTGGGACTGGAGGAATCATATTATGAAGTCTTAAAAGAACCTGAGAAAGTGCTGGTTGTATCAATTCCAGTCAGGATGGATAACGGCACCATCAAGACCTTCATCGGTTACCGTTCCCAGCACAGTACGGCTATAGGACCCGCTAAAGGAGGTGTAAGATTCCATCCAGATGTGACCCTTGATGAAGTAAAGGCGCTATCCGCGTGGATGACCTTCAAGTGCGCAGTTGTAGGTATTCCTTACGGCGGCGGTAAAGGCGGGATACGCTGCAACCCCAAGGAACTGTCTAAAGGGGAACTGGAAAGGCTCAGCCGCGGATATTTTAGAGCAATAAGCCCCATTATAGGTCCTGAAAAAGATATTCCCGCTCCTGACGTATACACCAATGCCCAGGTAATGGCCTGGTTTATGGATGAATTCAGTGAGATTAAGGGTTACAATACCCCAGGAGTGGTCACAGGGAAACCAGTCATCCTCGGTGGTTCTCTCGGAAGAAACGAAGCTACGGCAAGGGGAGCCGTGTTTACAATACGAGAAGCCGCCGGCAGGATTGGCCTTGACCTAAAAAATGCAACCGTAGCCATCCAGGGTTATGGAAATGCGGGCAGTATCGCAGCAAAACTGCTTCACGAACTGGGTTGCAGGATCGTTGCAGTAAACGACTCTCAAGGAGGCGCATATAATCCCGAAGGAATGAACCCACTGGCGGTTCTCGAACATAAAAAGAATAACAGGACTGTAAAAGGATATCCCGGGAGCAAAAGCATATCAGGAGAGGAACTTTTGGAACTCGATGTGGACATACTCGTTCCTGCGGCTTTAGAAAACGTTATAACGAGCTATAATGCTGCTGGAATAAAGGCGAAGATTATAGCTGAAGCCGCCAACGGTCCTACTACACCGGAAGCTGATGAAATACTGTATAAGAAAGGTATCCTCGTAATTCCAGATATTCTATGCAATGCTGGAGGAGTGACAGTATCATATTTCGAGTGGGTCCAGAACCTAATGAATTTATATTGGTCAGAGGAAGAGGTTAACAGTAGGCTTGAAAACATAATGGTAAAAGCTTTTAATGAAGTTTACAATATGCATATTTCATCTAATGTGAACATGAGAGAAGCCGCCTATATGGTAGCAATAAAGAGAATTGCCGAAGCCTTGAAATTAAGAGGCAGGGTATAA